Part of the Novosphingobium sp. KA1 genome is shown below.
TGCCCGAGGTGATGGTCGATGGCGACAAGTGGGCGGTCGTGGCCGAGCGTATCGAGCCCGCGACGATCCTTGCCGCCGAAACCGTGCCGGAGTGGCTGAAGTAAGGGACTGTTTCGACAAGCGCACGGCGGTGCGATAGGGTCCGGTCATGATCGACAGCCTGCCCCTGTTTCACCGCCTCTCCGCCCGCCCCGTCGTTGTCTTGGGCGAGGGGGAGGGCGCCGAGGCCAAGCGCCGGCTGGTCGAGCGGGCCGGGGCCGTGGTCTTTGCCGAACTGGAGAGCGGGATCGCCGCCGGCGCCCGCCTTGCCTTCATCGCCCACGAGGAGGATGCCCGCGCCGAGGCCGATGCGTCGCGGGCCCGTGCGGCGGGACTGCTGGTCAATGCCACGGATCGGCCCGCCTTGTGCGATTTTACGGTGCCCTCGGTGCTCGACCGATCGCCCTTGCTGGTCGCGATTGGCACCGGCGGTGCCTCGGCGGGGCTTGCCAAGCATGTCCGCTTGAGGCTCGAGGCCATTCTGCCGCCCTCGCTCGGTCATCTGGCGCGCGCGCTTCATGCCGGGCGCGGGCGCTTGCGGGCCCGGTTTCCCGATGCCGCGCAGCGTCG
Proteins encoded:
- a CDS encoding bifunctional precorrin-2 dehydrogenase/sirohydrochlorin ferrochelatase, which codes for MIDSLPLFHRLSARPVVVLGEGEGAEAKRRLVERAGAVVFAELESGIAAGARLAFIAHEEDARAEADASRARAAGLLVNATDRPALCDFTVPSVLDRSPLLVAIGTGGASAGLAKHVRLRLEAILPPSLGHLARALHAGRGRLRARFPDAAQRRRVLDEALRAGGVLDPLAAGSADAVEGWLSEEAAVRQGACVTIRLRSQDPDDLTLREARWLGEADVVWHDPEVAAAILDRARADAARAPAPEDGSAAAKTAAGLTVVLRGPAEFRGI